Proteins encoded together in one Lutra lutra chromosome 4, mLutLut1.2, whole genome shotgun sequence window:
- the PTAFR gene encoding platelet-activating factor receptor, with protein sequence MEIGANNSSRVDSEFRYTLFPIVYSIIFVLGVMANSYVLWVFACLYPSKKFNEIKIFMVNLTMADLLFLVTLPLWIIYYYNHGNWILPEFLCNLAGCFFFINTYCSVAFLAVITYNRFQAVTRPIRTAQATTRKRGFSVSLVIWVAIVAAASYFFVLDSTNVVPDKTGAGNVTRCFEHYEKGSVPVLIIHVFLVFSFFLVFLLIFFCNLVIIRKLLRQPVQLQQNAEVKRRALWMVCTVLAVFIICFVPHHIVQLPWTLAELGFQNNSFHQAINDAHQVTLCLLSTNCVLDPIIYCFLTKKFRKHLSEKFYSMRSSRKCSRATSETGTEVILPLNHLPVPSLKK encoded by the coding sequence ATGGAGATAGGGGCAAATAATTCCTCTCGCGTGGACTCTGAGTTCCGATATACCCTCTTCCCGATTGTTTACAGCATCATCTTTGTGCTGGGGGTCATGGCCAACAGCTATGTGCTGTGGGTCTTCGCCTGCTTGTACCCTTCCAAGAAATTCAACGAGATAAAGATCTTCATGGTGAACCTCACCATGGCTGACCTGCTCTTCTTGGTCACCCTGCCCCTGTGGATCATCTACTACTACAACCACGGCAACTGGATTCTCCCGGAATTCCTGTGCAACCTGGCTGgctgctttttcttcatcaacaCCTATTGCTCTGTGGCCTTCCTGGCTGTCATCACTTACAACCGTTTCCAGGCGGTGACTCGGCCTATCAGGACAGCGCAGGCCACCACCCGCAAGCGTGGCTTCTCTGTGTCCCTGGTCATCTGGGTGGCCATCGTGGCGGCGGCGTCCTACTTCTTCGTCCTGGACTCCACCAACGTGGTGCCCGACAAGACCGGCGCAGGCAACGTCACACGCTGCTTTGAGCATTACGAGAAGGGCAGTGTGCCCGTCCTCATCATCCATGTGTTCCTCGTGTTCAGCTTCTTCCTCgtcttcctcctcatcttcttctGCAACCTGGTCATCATCCGCAAGCTGCTCAGGCAGCCGGTGCAGCTGCAGCAAAACGCGGAGGTCAAGCGCCGCGCTCTGTGGATGGTCTGCACGGTCCTGGCCGTGTTCATCATCTGCTTCGTGCCTCACCACATCGTGCAGCTGCCCTGGACACTGGCTGAGCTGGGCTTCCAGAACAACAGCTTCCACCAGGCGATCAATGATGCCCACCAGGTCACCCTCTGCCTTCTTAGCACCAACTGTGTCTTGGACCCCATCATCTACTGTTTCCTCACCAAAAAGTTCCGCAAGCACCTCTCTGAGAAGTTCTACAGCATGCGCAGCAGCCGGAAGTGCTCCCGGGCCACCTCGGAGACTGGCACGGAAGTGATCCTGCCGCTCAACCacctccctgtcccttccctcaaAAAATAG